Below is a window of Danio rerio strain Tuebingen ecotype United States chromosome 11, GRCz12tu, whole genome shotgun sequence DNA.
atttaaaaaaaataaagttatgttgaccccacgctggctattctacttgtcgctctttacatatctatagttctacattgtgatttcttatcctgtttgagcactggtaatccagatttagtgatcctgaaaagttcctatccggatcagttTGATCCATTTCGATGTTGCtctgaaaaactggctcaaaatgtaagttggattacgtgatcacggatcgcaaaaacagaattactaaatctggataaaTTTGAtgcggattaaaccttttgaaaaaacgGGCCCAGGGCCTggttttttaaaagtaatccactaggattttggataagggattggatcaaatcttgaaaatgggtttttttaaaagaaaaaacgaattacataatcggattagatcacgtaatctaatcttggttttgatccagatcaaacctttagtttgggtttttcagatcttttttgtaggatctggatcattTTGATCCAAAAAATCTGGATAgtgatttcctatcctgtttgagcactggttatgcagatttagtgatcctgaaaagttcctatccggatcagattgatccaattcgatgttgctttgaaaaactggctcaaaaagtaagcttgATTacctgatcacggatcgcaaaaacagaattactaaatctggatcaatttgatccggattaaaccttttgaaaaaccgggcccagcaGCTGACCGTTACAGATACAGCATGCAGCACCGAGGACCGTCTATCTCTACAGCTTCAGACAGGGTTTTATGACAACCTTTGTAAATGTTTGCAATTAGGAATCTTTCTGCAGAAGACATGTCAGTGTTTATTTTTacgtaaaatgttattttatgaaacatttaatgttgagtgtttatatgcatatttttatatataataaatgaatacacatttaaatacatatgtttgtgtgtttttgtttctatGCTGAAGCACCGCAGTAAAAATTATCTTAGGGTCTCCTTTTGACCAGCAGCAACTCTGGTTAGTGGGTTCCCACTTAGGAAGAggtcaaatttcatttttactgttgatcatcagttggcaccattaaatcCTTTACATTGCCCCGTGCAAAAGCGTGTCtgacttttatatggagttctgtgGAGTAAAACTGCAATTTATAGAGTGCATGCATAagtacacttactatgtttactatgttctgacaGCTGAGGTGCCTATTTTGTATTTTCTCCTACACATCAATATATGTGTGTAAAAGTCTCTCTTACAACCTCACACACTCACTAAACACCAAATAAAAGCAAGAAATCAAGCttttttgcactgtaactgatgatcaccagtaaaaatcacaaatcttacctcttcccaacaggaaaaaccaccaacaatcaagaatgcatgattatacgcTGTCATGAcgttgcatttaaaaataatggaaatcacttgggcaaaaacagccatgaacacAATGAAAGGGTGGTAAATTTgctcagagtgtattgttgagtttttaaaaaattcaaaaagtattttcccaaaatatgtgtcaacaagacttgtcaccaaaaatcatcccatttgctgaaccacagagaaagttgttggtaaattaagcctcaaaatcagcccagagtggaccAAAACTTCACCAACAGCACAGAAGGGTTAAACACCCCCAAATCCTTGATGGCATGGTTCTAAGAGGcagtgctcacttctggacagaggggcaAGTGTACCAAGTAGCAAGTGGAGATGTTTTGAACCTTCAGCTGACAGCCAGTGTAAGTGGAGAGGTAAGAGAGGTGTGACGTGGGCTCTCTTGGGATCATTGAAGACCAGATGAGCTGCAACATTTTGTTTGGCCAGGATTGattagatgagcatgtcatcggtgtaaaccagagatgcccaaactagggcccgtgggccaaagtgGATCcactgtaacctttgatttggccctccatcccatctgagaagagagggagaatgatggggagtttTGGGGGAAAGTctttaacagagattgtcatttctaatacaacataactttattttttaactgttgagatacacaaataaacaaactgaaattaaacgTTTCAATGAAATGTtgtgaatgaatcaaataaaataatagtcaCTTGAAGGAGAGCAAACATTACAGAAGACATCAGCAAGCGAAGGCAAAGTGTATTTTAAGCGTTATAGATGGGattgttcatgttttattgtaagactttcattcattataaaatgtataattattaatacaattaaagaatttgaaatgttgtaaattacagtattcAGTGAATCATGTAaattatataatgaataataataataaatttggaAATTACATTGACAATTTTACAGTTTGGTAGATTTACCTCCAGCCCACCACCCTCAGACGAGTTTAGTTTTTGgcctttcataagaaaaagtttccCTGAAGCACCTCTGAAATAAACTTTAACTAAAAGTTTTAGATTGTGAGCAGGACAGCACACTGGTTCTCCCGCAGCATGTTTGTTCATCATTTCTATCTTAATGTGTtgatcattttcttttgtgtttctgtATTGTGTGAAGGTCAACCAGTCCACAGTTTATGCTGCTATaatctttattcagttttattcataaactatgtacaatatatacactgtgctcacgtcggctccaggtctcttgggtgAAGGTCTCTCagtgacgtggtctcttctggtctccgtgcgtctctggtgaagatggggaacGGGAACGTTTCCCTCTGGCGTCCTGGACTGAAGATGCTGCACCagctgaggaagaggagggcagcggcttggtctggcaggagaaggacggcctctttttcttctcagcagcataggcctcactgaacagatcgagtgcaaacacacacaagcagacataatGTGAGATTTTCACAAACAATAGAACATGCTgcaatgccaagtacagtttactcacgcgtctatgatgggaatgacgtatttgCCGCTGCCGtccatcatgactccctttcggtttgggtcgtccacctccaacaggaagctgcggggaatccctgtgctcctcctgatgcgcttgtgcggagcagagctgctgccctgtgaattcatgagtgacagtcaaacgacagagcaaacaatctgactgatggagACAAGAGCTCATGTTCACAGCAACCATAAGCTTAGAAAACCCAGTTACCCCTTTagaggggcagtgcctaatgtggtgtcctggGATCCCACATTGAAAGCAGACATAGTTGGGTGGAAGAAGCCCAAGCAGTGTCATGGCCTCACtgatgaacatcagaaccatgagaatcagctctaaCATTTCTCACAaaccaaacctgtcagtgtctgaacgctcacctgctggagtagtagcacagactggactggtacatcaccgcttttagcttgtcctcctctgatgcctttgcctcagccaaattctcagtctgtttcacaggcatttgcacattagaattttattttactgGTCTGTCtaagaagctgtgtgtgtgtgtgtgtgtgtgtggggggggggggggggtttacaCTGTGTATTGATATTCTGCACTACATGTCATTATGACGCCTCAAATGCAAACACTGCAGTTCAATACAGAGCAGCACAGTGGggtgaattaatcatttgttcaataccttcaacagctgctccagtgagaggagtgaagaatCACATGTTTGAGAAGATTTAGCTGATGGTCCAGCTTGATggctgcaaaacaaaggagcttgtgtgactaaaacaccacagACAAAAACTCAAAATCTTGATATAACATCTATCAGTGGACGATTGCGCTCATTTCACatgacttacccaacaaatcttctgttggaGGACTTCAGTCCAGCCGCAGGGACCCGTCTGATGATGACAGATGTGTTTttggggatgagagcatcatcatctgtgtattctgacagcaaaataaagtttGAATATAGTAATAATCATTTACCATGGTATACTTTGAGTTccattagcattttaaaacactcagAACATCACTATATGTCACCATCAGAGTCATGATAACACATGTCAGCTTCTACAAGTCTGTCTGATAACACATCTAATGTTAGTGTAGTATAGTTTAAGTGGCTTTTCCTCATCTCACCTTCATCAGTTTGGgctttgctgatcttcagctggcagaacttcagcctctcgcgcctcatgatctgccgcttcagctctccCGCAGTGATGTTGAGGccctcaaactggagcgagtcgtaggtgagtcgactctgaaaCCTGtaatgaacacaagacatactgaataCAAACCACAGTGTGATAACAAGATTCAAACCTGAATGATGGGAGAAGCAGACGATCAATCGATGTATCCAACaatcaataatatcaataatctGGGAATCTGTTGCCAGGAAGGACgccgagatcagatgccaatgacAGAGCgaagttcaaaacaacacaaaaagaacCGTTGCCATGGATGTTGACGATCACGTGACGAGGCGCTGAAAAACTTCCGCGTTATTTTCTCATAAATAATAGTGAAATCAttactatgataataataaaataaacagctgaACAGTTGGACCTCTCTGAATAAAACACAGCTGCGTTTCCGTACACGAATGATTCTGGCCTTTGTAAAGAGTCGGGCGAGTCAATGAATCAGTGATTCGTGGCTGAATGAATCACTCAAAGCTTCACTCGATTAAAGCggtctcttgctgccacctattggcgatttgttttttcgtttttaaagtaatttaacactttttttaaaggcaccttcaAATTTATTTTCTACAAAAGTTTATTTCCGtgtgttaaaaatgatttaaaactctCTAATCTCATCATTTCCTGATGCGTTTATAATGTAAATCCCTTCATGTTTGCCTTTGATCTTCATTACgtgttaaaatcaataaaatattaaagttgcCTCATCCAAATCCAAAGTTTAGTTCAAAGCTTTATTatacagcaatgtgtgtgtgtgtgtgtgtgtgtgcgtgtgtgtgcgtgtgtgtgtgtgtgtgtgtgtgtgtgtgtgtgtgtgtgtgtgtgtgtgtgtgtgtgtgtgtgtgtgtgtgtgtgattgtggcaGTGGATTACAGTGAATGTAGAAGTGATCAGAAGTGTGTGATATTTATTGTTTCTGATAAtcaaaagaacattttaagagtCCAAAAGATTTACTGCCTGATGAAGCCTGTTATAATGCAATTATGATGACCCTATAAATCTAGAATGGTCAGAACAATAAAAAATTAGGGAAAGAGATTAATTAGTATTTCTCctcttttttttgtatgtgtaagTGCTCCTGGAAGAAaagtctgcgtctctctgtgtcaCTCAGGCTGCACTGCAGTGTCTATTCTCAGGTGTGATCCCACTACTGATCAGCACGGGGGATTTGACCTGCTCCGTCGCCGACCTGGGCCGGTTCACCCCTCATTACACAACCTGGTGGTCCCAAGCTCCCCCAGGAGCACCATATCGATACCGAACTTAGTGTGGACACCTGATCAACATAATCACACTGCAGTccagaagccctgagctcaagcgatCCGCAGCCTCAGCCTCCCAGTAGCTTGGATTACAGGCGCGCGCCACTGAACCCGGCGAAAGCTGCGAGAATCAGAGCTGTGGAGAATCTGATcatcacagcgacctctagtggaggaaATGATGAATGATGAAGTAAAGTTGACTTTTTATTGGTCTTATGGCACTGtttggataaaaataaacagcagtaCGGTCCcaaataaaatatagttatttaaactaaatactatagtattttagaaCCACGTAGTAAAGTTTATTGTACTGAATAGTTAATCACAATGTTGTGCTATTTAAAGGCAACTGTGGTGCAGAGTCGGGTTGGAAGAAACtccaagcatttctgttttcgcaaggttaagctgaagatgatgatctttcatccagtgtgaaatgtccgacaggcaggctgagatgcgagctggaaccgagggatcatcagggtgaaaagagaggtagttgggtatcatcagcatagcagtggtaggagaatccatgtttctgaatgactggtcctagagatgtcgtgtagatggagaagagaagtggcccaagaacagagccttgaggtaccccagtgtttagatgctgtaggttggacacctttcccctccaagacacactgaatgacctgtcagagaggtaagatctgaaccattgaatAACAGTGCCTGCAAACCCCAGTGactcatatatattatatatttaatgatTAATACATATAGAAACAATATTTtcataactaaattatttatgatTTGCCGTTTAACAGCGAAACATCTCGTCAAATAGGCCACAGTTCATCAGGAAATGAAAAGCTTTTAAATGACAACAGAAAAGCAGTTCAGCGActaacattcactcattcagtgagtatctcattcattcattcattcattcactaattgaATCAACACTTTTTCAGTCACTAAATATGGTGTCAGATGCAGATGTGGCCTCTAGTGTAATCCACAGTTCATATATTGCACAATGACGCTAAAGGCCACCATATTATAAAATACTGCAGGTTGTTGGTTGCAGATTAATAatcacaaacataattttttaatcataaaacaGCTAAAACATATTTAGTGTTAGAGAGGACAAAGTGGTTTTAGTTTACCTTTTATCTTTAATATTAAACAGCTTTTTAGTCTTTAGACAGATTAAATAACTTGTGGTACTTGTATAAACAATGTTCAGCTCAGGATCAGTAATTCAGCATGATGTGCTGCTAAAGCTGAAACAGTCTATCAATTTATGCCACAGATTGTGTGAGATTCTGTCGAGTCTTATGTTAAAAACACTGATGGAGGTCAAAACCGCATCTGACACCACAGTTAGTAGATGAGTAAGAGTAAactgaataataaatatgtaactcAGTTAATGATAGTTATTCActgcatgaatgaatgttagaTGAGGAACTGGTATTTAAGtggaaaattaaaacattaaagctTTACTTTTTCAGAGATTCACTGTTTGCACaatcttaaatggatagttcaccacaTAAATATGATTGTGACGATTatgaattaacatttttgggtCAATTATCCCTTAGCTCACATAAATTATCCCAGAGCATTATTTCAGCATcaatgatcattcacaatagtcacatcacaagaaatacaaggttgagtctggattataatttagcGTTTGCGTGTGTTTCTGAGGCCTGCGACTGTAAAAGCTTTAGGTCTAATAAATTGcataatttgtcattttaattgcaaatcattttatttaataaaaaaatgaagacaatagcagtattattgtacatttgattattacattactgtacctgaatactgttagactcgttGAAAAACAACAAAGctctgttcattttatttcagaattttatattgtatttatctcTGCTCGTAGattgtttgtaatgttttatgcagatgcacacctaatataaacaaatcacccATTCTGTAATATGTTTTCTACAGCTATATGTATTATGATACAATAAACcacttttactgtaaaaaaactaaagtatactacagtatttattacaatttatcaCTTGATACAGAAAACAGAATGTTGTGGCACTCATAAAATGAGTTGTAAAGGCTAATAAATATGGTATAATAATCTTTAGTTCAAAAATATTATGTTGAtactaattactgtaatttttttatttgtgatcatactgctgtttattattatctaATGTCATAAGGCTATGAAGTCAGTTATTATTCATCATTCATCATTCAGTTttcctccactagaggtcgctgtgatgatcagattctccacagctctgattctctcagctctcgccgggttcagtggcgcg
It encodes the following:
- the LOC110438900 gene encoding E3 ubiquitin-protein ligase RBBP6-like isoform X2, coding for MSCVHYRFQSRLTYDSLQFEGLNITAGELKRQIMRRERLKFCQLKISKAQTDEEYTDDDALIPKNTSVIIRRVPAAGLKSSNRRFVGHQAGPSAKSSQTCDSSLLSLEQLLKTENLAEAKASEEDKLKAVMYQSSLCYYSSRAAALLRTSASGGAQGFPAASCWRWTTQTERES
- the LOC110438900 gene encoding E3 ubiquitin-protein ligase RBBP6-like isoform X1; this encodes MSCVHYRFQSRLTYDSLQFEGLNITAGELKRQIMRRERLKFCQLKISKAQTDEEYTDDDALIPKNTSVIIRRVPAAGLKSSNRRFVGHQAGPSAKSSQTCDSSLLSLEQLLKTENLAEAKASEEDKLKAVMYQSSLCYYSSSEAMTLLGLLPPNYVCFQCGIPGHHIRHCPSKGGSSSAPHKRIRRSTGIPRSFLLEVDDPNRKGVMMDGSGKYVIPIIDAEAYAAEKKKRPSFSCQTKPLPSSSSAGAASSVQDARGKRSRSPSSPETHGDQKRPRH